In Vanessa cardui chromosome W unlocalized genomic scaffold, ilVanCard2.1 SUPER_W_unloc_1, whole genome shotgun sequence, one DNA window encodes the following:
- the LOC124543461 gene encoding uncharacterized protein LOC124543461, with the protein MAELLKIHEDQGLSVALVQEPYTGTSGSVKQYPGTKVIQCTHNINRSNPVKAAIIVFGDQFRIIQDPQLVTETESAVILEAGNFRLGVISVYFDGNVDIGPYTQRIKTTANALITPNIIIAGDVNAWSYWWGSVSEDQRGAEYYAFLNEMDYHVLNSGNTPTFEVWRGGKLCSSIVDVTACSTSLLGKIKDWKVDRTLITSDHNAITYTLELGTKLEPVVAPTTRVYNTKKANWSAFKETFLTSLASKNITPETIGAIMSGEDMESIIDAYTTSIREACETAIPKLGKRRKGTVLPWWTEETEHLKKDLIRKKRRIRNAAPHRRNHVIAEYNAAKELYINHSLDAQTKSWKEFCTRQDKESMWDGIYRVLRRTSVRKEDLLLRGPDGKTLNPKQSADLLAKTFYPEDATETDTPYHTQLRRLVENIPKELIGDLGEDDPPFTGAELEAVLKEQNPKKAPGPDGFTADICATAIRCAREVFLTIANKCLAISYFPKQWKVAHVVILNKPGKDDYTSPKSYRPIGLLSVLGKTVEKLFVKRLQWHLLPTLNSRQYGFLPQRGTEDALYDLMKHIEAERERGNSVILVSLDIEGAFDNAWWPALKNQLRLRRCPKNLYLMVNSYLQNRKIIVNYAGEKSERDTTKGCVQGSIAGPTFWNIILDPLLQRLSVEEVYCQAFADDGVLVFSGKSLAELEDRICKVLEVTVKWGEANKLNFAAHKTQAMLLTKKIKYTPPHLTMSGTSLALVDEVKLLGLTIDRRLNFNKHVQNVCTKATSIYKQLACAAKVSWGLNREIIRTIYIAAVEPIVTYGASAWAKASELQSNRKALDTLQRGFAQRIGKAYRTTSLNAVLILAGILPLDLRIREVASLYEAKRGISTLYLPPNRKLEGIVKASDLPHPATRLHLEYNLLEDMTDANQVALNITGPQIYTDGSKIEGKVVEKTNVYVSPGLGLLLNGSTRKTSMRRKIYDALPSVTVEGQPCRIVRRNNKTIVLFATDDDTTAFHKAHKVLAALGEAGLERGSDPRVISVDAMVVAYHKGETKDHLGAIQASNHHEVVVYEDRGEDLGFLMKRDQGTDTAAAKHESNLTQTQKASGSERLQQALKETNLQSKRRASDRGEDRKKSTATALIHKTIRAILKPMTQISRHRENKTQEDALEKFTAPSTSRQEVQCNTKRTKAAMGMVQPPQLKSAPDQQTHMENALREYLAITVATQKVNKDICSTILQTYQRGNHKLLEVQLKEAEAAVYDLGSQSVIHGRASGHYMAAYSASRGFIELERNQLGEELSIRATVPLSDQVVVVAKCTRIMLEDRILEMAKATFGDLLSSGFQMGLMTPAITWVNGVPGCGKTTWVISHTNIETDLIVTSTKEAVKDLRAKLTPRIGEEKAKRRIRTMASLLVNGISEGDTCTRLVVDEALMNHFGAIVMATQIARATELTLIGDTNQLPYIDRHNLFSLQYKTPNTIITTNKELLCTYRSPQDVAYALNEVYKGIYSANHQVRSLSLKRYGGTSIPKTKNTLYLTHTQAEKELLIGQGYGSDSGSCTLTIHEAQGRTYERVYVIRTTGKVNSLIQSVPHAVVALSRHTKTCVYYTDSTHEDAIARLISRAERATEEAIRDYNLKMAIWNRDKTIIQSLTEPGESQRP; encoded by the coding sequence ATGGCTGAGCTTCTAAAGATTCACGAAGATCAGGGATTGTCAGTGGCACTAGTGCAGGAGCCTTATACGGGCACCAGCGGCAGTGTCAAGCAATACCCCGGCACTAAAGTAATCCAGTGCACCCACAACATCAACAGAAGCAACCCAGTAAAGGCAGCGATAATTGTCTTCGGTGACCAGTTTAGGATAATACAGGATCCCCAACTGGTGACAGAAACCGAATCGGCTGTCATACTGGAGGCCGGAAACTTCAGACTTGGAGTAATCTCGGTATACTTCGATGGGAACGTCGACATAGGACCCTACACacaaagaataaaaacaacagcAAACGCGCTAATCACACCCAACATCATAATAGCCGGAGATGTCAATGCCTGGAGCTACTGGTGGGGCAGCGTCTCCGAAGACCAAAGAGGGGCGGAATACTACGCCTTTCTTAACGAAATGGACTATCACGTACTCAACTCCGGAAACACTCCCACCTTCGAGGTCTGGCGAGGCGGTAAGCTGTGCTCTAGCATAGTGGACGTCACTGCCTGCAGTACCTCACTGCtaggaaaaataaaagattGGAAAGTGGATAGGACGCTGATCACATCCGACCACAATGCCATCACTTACACTCTGGAACTTGGAACAAAACTAGAACCAGTAGTAGCACCAACAACCAGAGTGTATAACACTAAAAAAGCCAACTGGTCAGCGTTCAAGGAAACATTCCTGACTTCCTTAGCAAGTAAGAATATCACACCCGAAACAATCGGTGCGATCATGTCCGGAGAAGACATGGAGTCCATAATAGATGCCTACACAACATCCATTCGGGAAGCATGTGAAACTGCGATCCCGAAGTTAGGCAAAAGGCGTAAGGGAACCGTCCTTCCTTGGTGGACGGAGGAAACTGAACATCTAAAAAAAGACCtcattagaaaaaaaaggaGGATCAGAAACGCTGCACCCCACCGGAGAAATCACGTAATAGCCGAATATAACGCAGCCAAGGAGCTTTACATCAATCATTCCTTGGATGCGCAAACCAAGAGCTGGAAGGAGTTTTGCACCAGACAGGACAAAGAGAGTATGTGGGACGGAATCTATCGTGTATTGAGGAGAACATCTGTTAGAAAAGAAGACCTACTGCTAAGAGGACCCGACGGCAAAACGCTAAATCCGAAGCAGTCAGCCGACCTCCTAGCAAAGACATTCTACCCCGAAGACGCGACTGAAACCGATACCCCGTACCATACACAACTACGCCGTCTGGTGGAAAACATTCCTAAAGAGTTGATAGGAGACCTAGGAGAAGATGACCCACCGTTTACCGGAGCTGAATTGGAGGCCGTACTGAAAGAACAAAACCCCAAGAAGGCACCGGGACCGGATGGGTTCACAGCCGACATCTGTGCCACGGCGATCCGATGTGCCCGGGAAGTGTTCCTAACGATAGCGAACAAATGCTTAGCTATCTCATACTTCCCTAAGCAATGGAAAGTCGCCCATGTAGTAATACTAAACAAACCGGGTAAAGATGATTACACCAGCCCAAAGTCCTACCGCCCTATAGGCCTGCTATCAGTGCTAGGGAAAACGGTAgagaaattatttgtaaaaagacTACAGTGGCACTTACTCCCAACACTCAACTCTAGGCAATACGGATTTCTGCCACAGCGTGGCACCGAGGACGCCCTCTATGATTTAATGAAACATATTGAAGCGGAAAGAGAAAGAGGTAACTCCGTTATCTTAGTATCACTGGACATAGAGGGGGCCTTCGATAACGCGTGGTGGCCGGCTCTAAAGAACCAACTCAGACTCAGACGCTGCCCTAAAAACTTATACCTGATGGTAAACTCATACCTCCAAAACCGGAAAATAATAGTCAATTACGCAGGAGAGAAGAGCGAAAGGGATACCACGAAGGGATGTGTACAGGGCTCTATAGCGGGCCCCACATTCTGGAACATCATACTGGATCCCCTCCTGCAAAGACTATCGGTCGAGGAGGTTTATTGTCAGGCCTTCGCAGACGACGGGGTCCTGGTCTTCTCTGGGAAGTCCCTTGCAGAGTTGGAAGATCGCATCTGCAAGGTGCTGGAGGTAACAGTCAAATGGGGGGAAGCCAATAAGCTAAATTTCGCAGCACACAAGACCCAGGCAATGCTACTaacaaaaaagataaaatacacCCCCCCACACTTAACAATGTCTGGTACCTCACTGGCACTCGTTGATGAGGTCAAACTCCTCGGCTTAACCATCGACAGGAGACTCAACTTCAACAAACACGTACAAAACGTCTGTACGAAAGCTACCAGCATTTACAAACAGCTGGCATGCGCAGCGAAGGTCTCCTGGGGACTGAACAGAGAGATCATCAGGACCATATATATAGCAGCCGTAGAACCAATCGTCACCTACGGGGCGTCTGCATGGGCAAAGGCGTCTGAACTTCAAAGTAATAGGAAGGCATTAGACACACTCCAGAGGGGATTCGCACAGAGGATCGGCAAGGCGTATCGTACAACATCTCTGAATGCGGTTCTGATCCTTGCCGGCATCCTCCCGCTGGACTTGAGAATTAGGGAAGTGGCGTCCCTCTACGAGGCTAAGAGGGGGATCTCCACCTTATACCTACCACCAAACCGCAAACTCGAGGGGATTGTTAAAGCTAGCGATCTACCACATCCAGCAACTCGACTCCATCTAGAGTACAACCTCCTCGAGGACATGACTGATGCCAACCAGGTGGCACTTAACATAACGGGCCCACAGATCTACACAGACGGAAGCAAGATCGAAGGAAAGGTGGTGGAAAAGACCAATGTCTACGTCTCACCAGGACTAGGTCTCCTACTGAACGGCAGCACTCGCAAAACATCAATGCGTCGTAAAATATATGACGCATTGCCATCAGTAACTGTGGAGGGTCAACCGTGTCGGATAGTGAGAAGGAACAACAAGACCATCGTGCTGTTCGCCACGGACGACGATACCACAGCTTTCCATAAGGCACACAAGGTGCTGGCGGCGTTGGGAGAGGCGGGCCTGGAGAGAGGATCAGATCCGAGAGTGATCAGTGTCGATGCAATGGTCGTAGCTTACCACAAGGGCGAAACCAAAGACCACCTTGGAGCTATACAAGCCTCGAACCACCATGAGGTTGTGGTATACGAAGACCGAGGTGAAGACCTCGGATTTCTTATGAAGCGCGACCAAGGCACGGACACCGCAGCTGCAAAACACGAGTCTAATCTAACCCAAACACAGAAAGCCAGTGGGTCGGAGAGACTGCAGCAAGCACTCAAGGAAACGAACCTCCAGTCGAAGCGGAGAGCCTCAGACCGTGGAGAAGACAGGAAGAAATCTACGGCCACTGCACTGATACACAAAACAATCCGTGCCATCTTGAAACCAATGACACAAATAAGCAGACACAGAGAGAATAAAACACAAGAAGATGCCTTGGAGAAATTTACCGCCCCCTCTACATCCCGCCAAGAGGTTCAGTGCAACACTAAACGAACCAAAGCAGCAATGGGTATGGTGCAGCCACCCCAGCTGAAATCTGCACCAGATCAGCAGACCCACATGGAAAACGCCCTTCGAGAGTACCTAGCAATAACGGTTGCCACACAGAAAGTCAACAAAGACATTTGCAGCACGATACTGCAGACTTACCAGAGAGGTAACCACAAACTGCTAGAGGTGCAGTTAAAGGAGGCGGAGGCAGCTGTTTACGATCTCGGCTCTCAAAGTGTAATACACGGTAGAGCGTCGGGACACTATATGGCTGCCTACAGTGCCTCCAGAGGATTCATAGAACTCGAGAGGAATCAGCTGGGGGAGGAGCTAAGTATTAGGGCTACCGTTCCACTCAGTGACCAAGTAGTTGTAGTCGCCAAATGCACCAGGATAATGTTGGAAGACAGGATTCTCGAAATGGCGAAAGCCACATTCGGGGACCTGTTGTCCAGCGGATTCCAGATGGGGCTAATGACTCCAGCTATCACATGGGTGAATGGAGTGCCCGGATGCGGTAAAACCACATGGGTTATCAGTCACACTAACATCGAGACTGACCTAATAGTGACCTCCACCAAGGAAGCAGTCAAAGATCTAAGGGCAAAACTAACTCCACGCATTGGTGAGGAAAAAGCCAAACGACGAATCCGAACCATGGCCTCACTACTGGTGAATGGTATCTCAGAAGGTGATACCTGCACACGCCTAGTGGTGGACGAAGCTCTGATGAATCACTTCGGAGCTATCGTGATGGCCACCCAAATTGCGAGAGCAACAGAGTTAACCCTGATCGGAGACACCAACCAGCTTCCTTATATTGACAGGCACAACTTATTCTCTCTGCAATACAAAACCCCAAACACTATCATAACGACCAACAAAGAATTACTGTGCACATACAGAAGCCCTCAAGACGTCGCATACGCGCTGAATGAAGTTTATAAAGGGATATATTCAGCCAATCATCAAGTGCGCTCCTTATCCCTTAAACGATATGGAGGGACGAGTATCCCGAAAACAAAGAACACCTTGTACCTGACCCACACTCAGGCCGAAAAGGAACTCCTGATCGGCCAGGGCTATGGGTCGGATTCGGGATCCTGTACCCTGACCATACATGAAGCACAAGGGCGTACTTACGAAAGAGTGTATGTGATACGAACAACAGGAAAAGTAAACAGTTTGATCCAGAGCGTCCCTCACGCAGTAGTAGCTCTCTCAAGACATACCAAGACTTGCGTGTACTACACTGATAGTACACACGAAGACGCAATAGCTCGACTAATATCACGAGCAGAGAGAGCTACCGAAGAAGCCATCCGTGACTACAATTTAAAGATGGCAATTTGGAATCGCgacaaaacaataatacaatcaCTGACGGAACCGGGGGAGTCGCAACGCCCCTGA